One window from the genome of Streptomyces sp. NBC_01476 encodes:
- a CDS encoding galactose-binding domain-containing protein, translated as MGVSRRMFLGTAAGGSAAVGLAALGVVGPVSSAGAAPAASGPGDVVGKVSVGYQGWFACPGDGAPINSWWHYSANGGQPPAPSNTTIVAWPDVREFSRTYHSGYANLGNGQPADLFSSYDQQTVDTHFLWMQQNGIDTAALQRFNPVGGEGPTRDAMAAKVRSAAESHGRKFYIMYDVTDWTTMQSEIKNDWTAKMKAHTASSAYATQNGKPVVCIWGFGFSDDKRPFAPAPCLDVVNWFKDQGCYVIGGVPTWWRTGDRDSRPGFIDVYHAFHALSPWLVGRIGNVGDADNFYNVATVPDLADCAAHGIDYLPCVLPGAVTLRQRAHGDFMWRQFYNMKRAGVQGIYISMFDEFNEGNQIAKTAESAAWLPTDSGMLALDEDGTACSSDYYLRLTGDGGRMLKGQIALTATRPTQPVVTGGDTVPPTAPGNLRVTAHTSNSVSLAWNAATDNVAVTGYRVMSVTGASTTPVGSTAGNVTAFTVTGLTPSTSYTYDVQALDAAGDISQPSNQVTVTTDAGAPPAGNLAAGKAISASSQTQVYFPGNANDGNPSTYWESANNAFPQWLQVDLGGSPYPVKRLVLKLPPATAWATRTQTISVQAGTSLPPATQLPNAAYTFDPASGNTVTISLPATVSARYIRLNFTANTGWPAAQIAEFEVYST; from the coding sequence ATGGGTGTGTCACGTCGTATGTTCCTGGGCACGGCGGCCGGAGGTTCGGCCGCTGTGGGTCTGGCCGCGCTGGGTGTGGTCGGTCCGGTGTCGTCGGCCGGTGCGGCGCCGGCGGCGAGTGGTCCGGGTGATGTCGTCGGCAAGGTCTCGGTCGGGTATCAGGGGTGGTTCGCGTGCCCGGGTGACGGTGCGCCGATCAACTCCTGGTGGCATTACAGTGCGAACGGCGGGCAGCCGCCGGCGCCGTCGAACACCACGATCGTGGCGTGGCCGGATGTGCGGGAGTTCAGCCGGACGTATCACTCGGGGTACGCGAATCTCGGCAACGGGCAGCCGGCGGACCTCTTCTCCTCCTACGACCAGCAGACCGTGGACACGCATTTCCTGTGGATGCAGCAGAACGGCATCGACACCGCGGCGCTGCAGCGGTTCAACCCGGTGGGCGGTGAGGGGCCGACGCGGGACGCGATGGCGGCCAAGGTGCGCAGTGCGGCGGAGTCGCACGGCCGGAAGTTCTACATCATGTACGACGTGACCGACTGGACGACCATGCAGTCGGAGATCAAGAACGACTGGACCGCCAAGATGAAGGCGCACACCGCGTCGTCGGCGTATGCCACGCAGAACGGCAAGCCGGTGGTGTGTATCTGGGGCTTCGGCTTCAGTGACGACAAGCGGCCGTTCGCGCCGGCGCCGTGTCTGGATGTCGTCAACTGGTTCAAGGACCAGGGGTGTTATGTGATCGGCGGGGTGCCGACCTGGTGGCGTACCGGTGACCGTGATTCCCGTCCCGGGTTCATCGATGTCTACCACGCCTTCCACGCGCTGTCGCCGTGGCTGGTGGGCCGGATCGGGAATGTCGGGGACGCGGACAACTTCTACAACGTGGCGACGGTTCCGGATCTGGCGGACTGTGCGGCGCACGGCATCGACTATCTGCCGTGTGTGCTGCCGGGTGCGGTGACGCTGCGGCAGCGGGCGCACGGGGATTTCATGTGGCGGCAGTTCTACAACATGAAGCGGGCGGGGGTGCAGGGGATCTACATCTCGATGTTCGACGAGTTCAACGAGGGCAATCAGATCGCCAAGACCGCGGAGTCCGCGGCGTGGCTGCCCACTGATTCGGGGATGCTGGCGCTGGACGAGGACGGTACGGCGTGCTCGTCGGACTACTATCTGCGGCTGACCGGGGACGGTGGCCGGATGCTCAAGGGACAGATCGCGCTGACCGCGACCCGCCCCACCCAGCCCGTCGTCACCGGCGGCGACACCGTACCGCCGACCGCGCCCGGCAACCTCCGCGTCACCGCGCACACCAGCAACTCCGTCTCCCTGGCCTGGAACGCCGCGACCGACAATGTCGCCGTCACCGGCTACCGGGTGATGAGCGTCACTGGCGCCTCCACCACCCCGGTCGGCAGCACCGCGGGCAACGTCACCGCCTTCACGGTCACCGGCCTGACCCCGTCCACCTCCTACACCTACGACGTACAGGCCCTGGACGCCGCCGGCGACATCTCGCAGCCCTCCAACCAGGTCACCGTCACCACCGACGCCGGTGCCCCGCCGGCCGGCAACCTCGCGGCGGGCAAGGCCATTTCGGCCAGCAGCCAGACCCAGGTGTACTTCCCGGGCAACGCCAACGACGGCAACCCCAGCACCTACTGGGAATCGGCCAACAACGCGTTCCCGCAGTGGCTCCAGGTCGACCTCGGCGGTTCCCCCTACCCGGTCAAGCGGCTGGTGCTGAAGCTGCCGCCGGCCACCGCCTGGGCCACCCGTACCCAGACCATCTCCGTCCAGGCCGGCACCTCACTGCCGCCGGCCACCCAACTGCCCAACGCCGCCTACACGTTCGACCCGGCGTCCGGCAACACCGTGACGATCAGCCTGCCGGCCACGGTCAGCGCCCGCTACATCCGGCTCAACTTCACCGCCAACACCGGCTGGCCCGCCGCCCAGATCGCCGAGTTCGAGGTCTACAGCACCTGA